CCATGTGGGGCTGTAGGCCATGCCCAGCAGACCCAGAACCATCAGCAAAGCACTGAACAGCAGGGTCTTTCTGGCTTTCAGGTATCTCAGGGCTGCAATGCTGAGCAGCATTCCCAGAGCAACCCCTGCGAATTGACTGCTCACCACCTGACTGACCACGTCTTGCTTCACTTCATATTGCTGCATGATCACCGAAAAATAAGGACCCAGCAGGGCCTGAACGGCACCCAGCAAAGGAAAAGAAATGCAGGCAACCACAAGCAGTCTGGAAATCTGGGGGGGCAACTGTGCCATAGGGCCGATCATAACACCGTCCACTGAAGATTGTGAGCGTTTCCAGGCAGGCTGTCTGGACTGAGGCCATGTAAAAGAAAGGCCCAAAAGTGGATGTTTTCAGAGGCATCAGAACAACTGCTTCCAGATTTTGCAAGTGGATGTGACAAAATACAGCATGGACAGCAGATATCCCATTGGCCGTTTCATCTCCAGTGCATCCCAGAATCCTGTGGAAGTTCAAAGTTGGATTGACACCATTGCAGCCGCTCCAGCCAAATACCGGGCTCTGGCCGGACAGTTGTCCGAAGCCGCTCTGGACCTGCCTTACCGTGAAGGGGGCTGGACCATCCGTCAGGTGGTGCACCACGTTCCAGACAGCCACGCACAGGCTTACACCCGTTTCAAGCTGGCCCTCACCGAGAACCAGCCCACCATCAAACCTTACGATGAACACGCCTGGGCCCACCTTGCCGACTACAGCCTGCCCGTAGAACCTTCTCTGGTGATGCTGGAAGCCATTCACACCCGCTGGGTGCACCTGCTGCGCAGCCTGACCCCAGAGCAATTTGAACGCACCTTCAAGCACCCCGAGTCGGGTGTATTGCCGCTCTGGCAGGTGGCTGGGCTTTATGCGTGGCACAGCGAGCACCATTTGGCCCACATTGAACAGGCCCTGAAAAACGCTTAAACCTGCAAGAAGAATTTCAGGAATGCAGGGAAACGCTCTGCCCACGCAGATTCATGGTGGAGGTGACCCTGTCCGATCAGAAGTTCCACATCACAGCCTTGCTGGGAGACCAGCAAGGCCAATTGTTTGGCTTGCCGGACCAGCAGGGCTGCCCCTTCGAGGGTGTCGGTTTCCAGATCCCCCATGTCGATGAAGTAACGCACAGCAGGAGGGAGTTTTTGCACCTCCTCGAAGGCCAGATACTCACCGACCCAGAGGGCAGGACTCATGAGGCAAGCCACACCAAAAGCTTCTGGATGGTGCAGGGTGGCATACATGCTGATCAATCCGCCAAGGCTTGATCCACAAATGGCAGTCTGGGCGGTCTCTTTGCTGACCGGAAAGTGCTGCTGGATGTGGGTTTTCAGGGTGGTGGCAATGAACCTGACGTATGCTGTGCCCTGTTCCTGTCCGTTGTGCAGTCTGGAATGGAAAGGCACGTAATACTGGTTGCGTTTCTCAGCAGGGGTCCAGATGCCCACCAGAACCACCGGATGTCCTGCTCGGGCGAAGTGTTCGGCGGTTTCATCGGCCTGCCATTCAAACCCAAAGCTGCTGGTGGCCCGGTCAAAGACATTGTGACCATCATGCAGATACACCACCGGAAACACCCGATCAGGCTCTGTGAAGTGTTGCGGAGGCAAATACACCAGCAACTTCACCTCTGCTTCCAGCTCTGGTGAAAAGAGGGTGTGTTCTTCGATGTGACCCGAGCGGGTGTGTTCAGGGTCCAGAGCGGTCAGGAAGCCCAGAACCTCCCAATTCAGCTCTTGATCCTGTTGGGCCGCAATGGCTCTGGGGTAACGTTTGAGCCCCTCTGGCCCCACTTCTTCCAGTTCTCCTTTGCTGATGCGGCATTCCAGA
This portion of the Deinococcus misasensis DSM 22328 genome encodes:
- a CDS encoding YfiT family bacillithiol transferase, which gives rise to MDSRYPIGRFISSASQNPVEVQSWIDTIAAAPAKYRALAGQLSEAALDLPYREGGWTIRQVVHHVPDSHAQAYTRFKLALTENQPTIKPYDEHAWAHLADYSLPVEPSLVMLEAIHTRWVHLLRSLTPEQFERTFKHPESGVLPLWQVAGLYAWHSEHHLAHIEQALKNA
- a CDS encoding alpha/beta hydrolase, coding for MFTPEMVKIKIHLKLEKLAQPVCLLSALSQWKPSEAFEFAWTPSGYVLEFEMLQGQILECRISKGELEEVGPEGLKRYPRAIAAQQDQELNWEVLGFLTALDPEHTRSGHIEEHTLFSPELEAEVKLLVYLPPQHFTEPDRVFPVVYLHDGHNVFDRATSSFGFEWQADETAEHFARAGHPVVLVGIWTPAEKRNQYYVPFHSRLHNGQEQGTAYVRFIATTLKTHIQQHFPVSKETAQTAICGSSLGGLISMYATLHHPEAFGVACLMSPALWVGEYLAFEEVQKLPPAVRYFIDMGDLETDTLEGAALLVRQAKQLALLVSQQGCDVELLIGQGHLHHESAWAERFPAFLKFFLQV